The following proteins are co-located in the Capsicum annuum cultivar UCD-10X-F1 unplaced genomic scaffold, UCD10Xv1.1 ctg57521, whole genome shotgun sequence genome:
- the LOC124893321 gene encoding uncharacterized protein LOC124893321 codes for NEFERKKQEILATQITSAVDGETNSTSHPTQLSEIDIWMQSVGGKKKGKVKGLGSLGRSVKATNSSTSTLPKEIDEMIKFQVDASNAHLYAQLQNERKKNKSMRKELHMLMKHVYNKSSSNDERPSQEDYQAYEDESDDDSDDVNESDFDPDGW; via the coding sequence aatgagtttgaaagaaagaaacaagaaatattagcTACTCAAATTACATCAGCTGTGGATGGAGAAACTAATTCAACTAGTCATCCGACTCAGTTAAGTGAAATTGATATCTGGATGCAATCTGTTGgtggaaagaaaaaaggaaaagtcaAAGGTCTTGGCTCCCTAGGTCGAAGTGTAAAGGCAACTAACAGTTCAACATCAACTTTACCAAAAGAAATTGATGAGATGATTAAGTTTCAGGTTGATGCTTCAAATGCTCATTTGTATGCTCAGTTGCAGAATGAGcgaaagaaaaataagagtatGAGAAAGGAATTACACATGTTGATGAAGCATGTATAcaacaaatcatcttcaaatgatgaACGCCCATCTCAAGAAGACTACCAAGCTTATgaggatgaaagtgatgatgactCTGATGACGTGAATGAAAGTGATTTTGACCCTGATGGTTGGTAG